TAAACGTTTTCTCTTCGAATAAATTTAGTTTGCCCTTTCGTATACGCTCGGAGAATGCTGTTTCTCCATTAAACGTGGCATCCTTTACATTGGCAAAAAAGCCGCGGTAGTTATTGAAAAATTTCACCTGCTCGGGATGGAATATTTTTGAATCTACGGTAAAATAGAGCGATCCTGAAAAATCCCTTCTTAAATTGATCCTGTTGGCGTAAATGACGGAATCGGAATACAGGTACAGGAAGTTTTTTGATTCGTCCAACTGGCCGAATACGGCAGAAATGTACATCAGATACATCGCTGCTAAGGTTGCAAAATGTTTCATTTATAAGTGGTGTTTGTGTGTATACGAACTTATTAAGAATGCCGGAAAGCATCAATAATTTCGATCGAAACAATTGTAAATAGAGTGTTACCTGGAATATTATTCCGGGGAATTTTCGATTGGCCAAAAGAATGAAGGTTTTAACACAAAGGGCTTCCGTGCAGACCAGGGCTGCTTACCCATGCAGCGCTTGCAGTGGATGACAAGAATGCGGATGACAAAAACCTGCGAAGCTCAGAGGAGCTCCGTAGGTTTTTTGCACTATTTGAATTAATTGGGGAATATCAGCAGCGGAATATTAATATACGGCGGTAAGGTATCCTCGATTTGTCCATTTACGACCTCCTCGAAATGAAACTGATGATTTACAAGAGCCATCAGGTCGGTACTCATTCCATTGATCAGGATATCAACTGCCTTACGGACATCCCTTTCCTGGATATTATCGAAAAATAATTTATCGTATCTGATACTCCTGCAGATGGTTTCCCTGAACACGCTGTGACTATATTCCCGGTCCATATTGGGCAGTTCTTTTGCCGAAAGGTGAGCAACCATCACGTTTGCGCCGAAAGGATCCGCCATTTCTGTAAGGAATCTTACTACGTGCAGCTGGCAATATCTCAAATCCGCCATATAGATCATTCTTTCAAAGTCATTTACTACAGAGTTCTCAGGTACCAGTAAAACCGGACATTTAATTTTATTTAGTACAAAGTTGATATTAGCAGAATGGGATTCTGATCTTAGGGAATGTTTTGCAGGCGTTCCCTTAACCACCATCCAGATCTTATGTTTGTTAATCAGCTGAGAGATGTCGCTCACAGAAAGATCCGCCAGATTAATATTTCCAATTATAGGTTTAAAGCTGTCGGCCTCAGTGTTGAGGTTCTGAAGGTGTTTCCTCAGATCCGGCGTAGTTTCAACGGTAGTTTCGATATTCCCGCCGATTAATGTTTTCTCTTTGACTGAAACGACTCTGCCTGTTTTAACAATATTGCCTATAAGGATGTTCGCTTGCACTTTGCAGGCTATATTGTAAGCAAGTTCTGCTGCGTGTTTAGCATGTGCCGAATTATCATTGATCAAAAAAATTGTTTTCATTAAAATCCTTTTCAGTGTGCCAGTGG
The window above is part of the Arcticibacter tournemirensis genome. Proteins encoded here:
- a CDS encoding universal stress protein; translated protein: MKTIFLINDNSAHAKHAAELAYNIACKVQANILIGNIVKTGRVVSVKEKTLIGGNIETTVETTPDLRKHLQNLNTEADSFKPIIGNINLADLSVSDISQLINKHKIWMVVKGTPAKHSLRSESHSANINFVLNKIKCPVLLVPENSVVNDFERMIYMADLRYCQLHVVRFLTEMADPFGANVMVAHLSAKELPNMDREYSHSVFRETICRSIRYDKLFFDNIQERDVRKAVDILINGMSTDLMALVNHQFHFEEVVNGQIEDTLPPYINIPLLIFPN